The following proteins are co-located in the Frigidibacter mobilis genome:
- a CDS encoding peroxiredoxin, giving the protein MTDAPALPRLNEPAPDFDAPTTHGRKKLADFRGKWLVLFSHPADFTPVCTTEFIGFAKLQEQFAAIDTQLIGLSIDSTHSHIAWTRNIKQNFGTEIGFPIIADLSMKVAHDYGMIMPGASDTAAVRATFVIDPEGVLRAMLYYPMNAGRSVAEIHRLVVALQTADTNACAMPEAWVPGQPVIVPPPKTPEEAEARAAEGYNTVDWYFSTRTL; this is encoded by the coding sequence ATGACCGACGCCCCCGCCCTGCCGCGGCTGAATGAACCGGCCCCCGATTTCGACGCGCCGACCACCCATGGCCGCAAGAAGCTGGCCGATTTCCGCGGGAAATGGCTGGTGTTGTTCTCGCACCCGGCGGATTTCACCCCGGTCTGCACCACCGAATTCATCGGCTTCGCAAAATTGCAGGAACAGTTCGCCGCGATCGACACGCAGCTGATCGGCCTGTCGATCGACAGCACCCACTCGCACATCGCCTGGACGCGCAACATCAAGCAGAATTTCGGCACCGAGATCGGCTTTCCGATCATCGCCGATCTCAGCATGAAGGTCGCCCATGACTATGGCATGATCATGCCGGGCGCTTCGGACACGGCTGCGGTGCGGGCCACATTCGTGATCGACCCTGAGGGCGTGCTGCGTGCGATGCTCTACTATCCGATGAATGCGGGCCGGTCTGTGGCGGAAATCCATCGCCTCGTCGTCGCCCTGCAGACGGCCGACACCAATGCCTGCGCCATGCCCGAAGCCTGGGTACCCGGCCAGCCGGTCATCGTGCCGCCCCCGAAAACCCCGGAAGAGGCCGAAGCGCGCGCCGCCGAGGGTTACAATACGGTCGACTGGTATTTCTCGACCCGCACTCTCTGA
- a CDS encoding NAD(P)/FAD-dependent oxidoreductase — protein MTEFRSTRRGLLGLGAVGALAFGLCGEAQAAKLTTKARIVIIGAGAGGATLANRLVERLDGAAITLVDPRREHLYQPGLSLVAAGLKPADYVVSQTTDWLPQGVTLIAEKVAAIDPLAKTVSTESGQRLDYDFLVVAPGLVLDHGAIEGFALDMVGQNGIGALYAGPEHAAKTWQAAQKFTEEGGIGLFTRPATEMKCAGAPLKHTFLIDDIASRGDAKGKYEIHYACPQQMLFSVPIVSEKVRMLFGERKITPHYGQTLTAIDAGAKRATFATMTTDPATGAVVKSTSEMPYDYLHVIPPQRAPEVIRQSGLSWADKWTDQGWVECDMKTLRHLRYPEIFALGDVAGVPKGKTAASVKWQVPVVEDHLIAAIQGREGTAVYDGYTSCPMITRVGRAMLVEFDYHNNLVPSFPGLIAPLEELWISWLMKEVALKATYNAMLRGKA, from the coding sequence ATGACGGAATTTCGAAGCACGCGGCGTGGCCTGTTGGGGCTGGGCGCGGTTGGGGCGCTGGCGTTTGGCCTTTGTGGCGAGGCGCAGGCGGCGAAGCTGACGACCAAGGCGCGGATCGTGATCATCGGCGCGGGGGCGGGTGGTGCGACGCTTGCCAATCGTCTGGTCGAGCGGCTGGACGGTGCGGCAATCACTCTGGTCGATCCACGCCGCGAACATCTCTATCAGCCGGGGCTGTCTCTGGTCGCGGCGGGGCTGAAACCGGCGGATTATGTTGTCAGCCAGACCACCGACTGGCTGCCGCAAGGCGTGACGCTGATTGCAGAGAAGGTCGCCGCCATTGACCCGCTGGCAAAGACCGTCTCGACCGAAAGCGGCCAGCGGCTGGACTATGATTTCCTGGTGGTCGCGCCCGGCCTCGTGCTGGACCATGGTGCCATCGAGGGCTTTGCGCTGGATATGGTCGGGCAGAACGGCATCGGCGCGCTTTATGCCGGGCCGGAGCACGCCGCGAAGACATGGCAGGCCGCGCAGAAGTTCACCGAGGAAGGTGGCATTGGTCTCTTCACCCGCCCTGCGACCGAGATGAAATGCGCCGGCGCGCCGCTGAAACATACGTTCCTGATCGACGACATCGCCAGCCGTGGTGATGCCAAGGGCAAATACGAGATCCATTACGCCTGTCCACAGCAGATGCTTTTCTCGGTGCCGATCGTCTCGGAAAAGGTGCGGATGCTGTTTGGTGAGCGCAAGATCACCCCGCATTACGGCCAGACCCTGACAGCCATCGACGCCGGGGCGAAGCGGGCAACATTCGCCACAATGACCACCGATCCGGCGACGGGCGCCGTGGTGAAATCCACCAGCGAGATGCCCTATGACTATCTGCACGTAATCCCGCCACAGCGCGCGCCCGAGGTGATCCGGCAATCGGGCCTGTCCTGGGCGGATAAATGGACCGACCAGGGCTGGGTCGAATGCGACATGAAGACCCTGCGCCACCTGCGCTATCCCGAGATCTTCGCGCTTGGCGATGTGGCGGGGGTGCCGAAGGGCAAGACGGCGGCGAGCGTGAAATGGCAGGTGCCAGTGGTCGAGGATCACCTGATCGCCGCCATTCAGGGCCGGGAGGGCACGGCAGTCTACGACGGTTACACCTCTTGCCCGATGATTACCCGTGTCGGCCGTGCGATGCTGGTGGAATTCGACTACCACAACAACCTTGTGCCATCCTTCCCCGGTCTGATCGCGCCATTGGAGGAACTGTGGATCAGCTGGCTGATGAAGGAGGTGGCGCTGAAGGCCACCTATAACGCGATGCTGCGCGGCAAGGCCTGA
- a CDS encoding TIGR01244 family sulfur transferase, producing MDIQKLSPRLGICGQVELSNIPEIVQAGYRLLVCNRPDDEERGQPGFTEVAEAAQSAGLATLYLPIAGPSDFARQAPAMAEAMRTASGPVLAYCRSGARSSMLCTAALAP from the coding sequence ATGGATATCCAGAAACTCTCTCCGAGGCTCGGGATCTGCGGACAGGTCGAACTGTCGAATATCCCCGAGATCGTCCAGGCGGGCTATCGCCTCCTGGTCTGCAATCGCCCGGACGATGAAGAGCGTGGCCAGCCCGGCTTTACTGAGGTCGCCGAAGCAGCTCAGTCGGCAGGGCTGGCGACCCTGTATCTGCCCATCGCCGGACCTTCCGATTTCGCGCGTCAAGCCCCCGCCATGGCCGAGGCGATGCGAACAGCATCGGGGCCGGTCCTGGCCTACTGCCGGTCCGGCGCCCGATCCTCGATGCTGTGTACCGCCGCCCTGGCCCCCTGA
- a CDS encoding DUF6691 family protein, with the protein MRLLSALLIGLVFGIGIATSGMINPAKVLNFFDIAGTWDPSLAFVMGGALAVAIPGYRLVLARKAPRFEPKFQLPDTKLIDMKLVAGSGLFGIGWAIAGFCPGAALPALGTLRTEALAFVASMILGLFIARGLKALAARSPQSA; encoded by the coding sequence ATGCGCCTGCTTTCCGCCCTGCTCATCGGCCTGGTCTTCGGGATCGGCATTGCCACATCGGGCATGATCAACCCGGCCAAGGTTCTGAACTTCTTCGATATCGCCGGGACCTGGGACCCCAGCCTCGCCTTTGTCATGGGTGGCGCGCTTGCCGTCGCCATCCCGGGATACCGGCTGGTGCTTGCCCGCAAGGCCCCCCGGTTCGAGCCGAAATTCCAGCTTCCCGACACGAAACTGATCGACATGAAACTGGTTGCCGGCTCCGGCCTTTTCGGCATCGGCTGGGCGATTGCGGGCTTTTGCCCCGGCGCTGCCCTGCCCGCACTTGGCACGCTCCGCACCGAGGCGCTGGCCTTCGTTGCGTCAATGATCCTCGGCCTCTTCATCGCGCGCGGTCTGAAAGCCCTCGCTGCCCGCTCGCCCCAATCTGCCTGA
- a CDS encoding DsrE family protein has product MPSADFVATLFDGRANPAKVTVAFTMALNALQKGHSAMVLLMVEAVQLGQPDATAGIDVGKPFEPVPDLLAKFIAGGGRIGICKSCMIHNGFSTEQMVPGYEIVTAPEVIDLMMAAKGSLQIT; this is encoded by the coding sequence ATGCCATCCGCTGATTTCGTCGCAACCCTGTTCGATGGCCGCGCCAACCCGGCCAAGGTCACCGTGGCCTTCACCATGGCGCTGAACGCGCTGCAAAAGGGGCACAGTGCGATGGTGCTCTTGATGGTCGAAGCGGTTCAACTCGGCCAGCCCGATGCGACTGCGGGGATCGACGTGGGCAAGCCCTTCGAGCCGGTCCCGGATCTGCTGGCGAAATTCATCGCGGGCGGTGGCCGGATCGGCATCTGCAAATCCTGCATGATCCATAACGGGTTCAGCACTGAGCAGATGGTGCCCGGCTACGAGATCGTCACCGCGCCCGAGGTGATCGACCTGATGATGGCTGCCAAAGGCTCGCTGCAGATCACCTGA
- a CDS encoding Crp/Fnr family transcriptional regulator, with protein MDDWTAYFKEMDQLPAPMRKFLLRDSRKLQFPAGSRLFGPGQPAGHLLLLISGKVRVTQVSDTGREVILYRVGAGESCVLTSACMLAYDDLAAEGLAETDIEAIGISRATFDEMMAKSPDFRGFVMRAWSRRVTDLLSLIDDIAFQRIDLRLANRLLALAEGDTVHATHQQLAAELGSAREVISRTLSEFQRRGWIEQARGEVRLIDRPALEKLTREPEL; from the coding sequence ATGGACGACTGGACCGCATATTTCAAAGAAATGGATCAGCTTCCTGCGCCGATGCGCAAATTCCTTTTGCGCGACAGCCGAAAGCTGCAGTTCCCGGCGGGATCGCGCCTGTTCGGGCCGGGGCAGCCCGCCGGGCATCTGCTTTTGCTGATCTCCGGGAAGGTCAGGGTCACACAGGTTTCCGACACCGGGCGTGAGGTAATTCTCTATCGCGTCGGCGCGGGGGAGAGTTGCGTGCTGACCTCTGCATGCATGCTTGCTTATGATGATCTGGCGGCCGAAGGCCTGGCGGAAACCGATATCGAGGCCATCGGCATCTCGCGCGCCACCTTCGATGAAATGATGGCAAAGTCACCAGATTTCCGCGGTTTTGTCATGCGGGCCTGGTCGCGGCGGGTGACGGATCTCCTGTCGCTGATCGATGATATCGCGTTTCAGCGCATCGACCTGCGGCTTGCCAACCGGCTGCTGGCGCTGGCCGAAGGCGATACCGTCCATGCCACGCATCAGCAACTTGCCGCCGAGCTCGGCTCGGCGCGCGAGGTGATCAGCCGGACATTATCCGAGTTTCAACGCCGGGGATGGATCGAGCAGGCCCGGGGCGAGGTTCGGCTGATCGACCGGCCCGCGCTGGAAAAACTGACGCGAGAGCCGGAACTGTAA
- a CDS encoding LysR substrate-binding domain-containing protein: MPSLRQLRFLTALADTLNFSRAAEVCNVTQPTLSTGLKELEGRLGVVLAERTRQSVMLTPAGEDIAARARRILAEVKDIEAAARQHSGAFQGEVRLGAIPTLGPFLLPRALPAIRRRWPDLRIFLREELTDSLAAGLAEGRLDLILVALPHDLGDAVVEPLFQDGYQLAVSEKHALATKGQAEPEDLSRTPLLLLERGHCLQRHALSAFPGIALHADETFAATSLPTLVSMVEEGLGITLLPQLAVDAGATRGHGVALLPLPGACPRQVVLAWRPGSPHTAVFRQMAALLRDVREETAAA, from the coding sequence ATGCCCAGCCTTCGCCAGCTTCGCTTTCTGACTGCGCTTGCCGATACGCTGAACTTCTCGCGCGCGGCCGAGGTCTGCAACGTGACGCAGCCGACGCTTTCGACCGGGTTGAAAGAACTTGAGGGGCGCCTTGGTGTTGTGCTGGCCGAGCGCACACGGCAATCGGTCATGCTGACCCCGGCGGGCGAAGATATTGCTGCGCGTGCCCGCCGGATACTGGCCGAGGTCAAGGATATCGAGGCTGCGGCGCGCCAGCACAGCGGCGCCTTTCAGGGCGAGGTACGGCTGGGGGCGATCCCGACGCTGGGGCCATTCCTGCTGCCCCGCGCCTTGCCCGCGATCCGCCGTCGCTGGCCTGATCTGCGGATATTCCTGCGTGAGGAACTGACCGACAGCCTTGCCGCCGGGCTGGCCGAGGGACGGCTTGACCTGATTCTGGTCGCGCTTCCCCATGATCTTGGCGATGCGGTAGTTGAGCCGTTGTTTCAGGATGGATACCAACTGGCTGTCAGCGAGAAACATGCGCTGGCGACCAAGGGGCAGGCAGAGCCTGAAGATCTGTCCCGCACACCGCTGTTGCTGCTTGAACGGGGCCATTGTCTGCAGCGCCACGCGCTCTCGGCTTTTCCGGGGATCGCGCTCCACGCCGATGAAACATTTGCCGCGACCAGCCTGCCGACCCTTGTTTCGATGGTCGAGGAGGGGCTGGGCATCACGCTTTTGCCTCAGCTGGCGGTGGATGCCGGGGCGACGCGGGGGCATGGTGTCGCACTCTTGCCGCTGCCCGGCGCATGTCCGCGCCAGGTGGTGCTGGCCTGGCGTCCTGGATCGCCGCATACAGCGGTCTTCCGGCAGATGGCGGCTCTGCTTCGCGATGTGCGCGAGGAAACGGCCGCAGCCTGA
- a CDS encoding rhodanese-like domain-containing protein gives MKQVLPALALAIMLPFVAQAQESDSYSETKLGLYATATEAHAMMEADPRAILIDVRDPSELMFTGAAEGLDIHVPWMVFDRAEFSAEKGVWPMKRNEGFEASVKARLDALGVTPEDTIIVMCRSGSSRSAPAADVINAMGYTKVWSVTDGFEGGTLKEGASKGVRAVDGWRNSGLPWSYKVDPDIAWTQE, from the coding sequence ATGAAACAGGTCCTGCCCGCCCTTGCTCTCGCCATCATGCTTCCCTTCGTCGCCCAGGCCCAGGAAAGCGATTCCTACAGCGAAACGAAACTCGGCCTTTACGCGACTGCGACAGAAGCCCATGCCATGATGGAGGCCGATCCTCGCGCGATCCTGATCGATGTCCGCGACCCGTCCGAACTGATGTTCACCGGCGCCGCCGAAGGACTGGACATCCATGTGCCGTGGATGGTGTTCGACCGTGCGGAATTCAGCGCCGAAAAGGGCGTCTGGCCGATGAAGCGCAACGAAGGGTTCGAGGCCAGCGTAAAGGCCCGTCTAGATGCCCTTGGCGTGACACCAGAGGATACCATCATCGTGATGTGCCGCTCGGGTTCGTCGCGCAGCGCGCCTGCGGCGGATGTGATCAATGCAATGGGCTATACCAAAGTCTGGTCCGTTACCGATGGCTTTGAAGGCGGCACGCTCAAGGAAGGCGCGTCAAAAGGTGTGCGGGCCGTGGACGGCTGGCGCAACTCCGGACTTCCATGGAGCTATAAGGTAGATCCCGATATCGCCTGGACGCAGGAATAG
- a CDS encoding YeeE/YedE family protein — protein sequence MTSFTPLTSFAGGMLIGLAAVLLMAFHGRIFGATGILSGLLRGGDMRDWSLRAALLAGMVLAPGLVLLVTGNWPALDVPVSMTAIIGGGLLVGLGVSYGGGCTSGHGVCGNARFSRRSITATLSFMATAFVTVYVTRHLIGG from the coding sequence ATGACCAGCTTCACCCCCCTGACCTCTTTCGCGGGCGGCATGCTGATCGGGCTGGCGGCCGTTCTGCTGATGGCGTTTCACGGTCGCATCTTCGGTGCGACCGGCATTCTGTCCGGCCTGTTGCGCGGCGGCGACATGCGCGACTGGTCGCTGCGGGCGGCGCTGCTTGCGGGCATGGTGCTGGCCCCGGGGCTGGTGCTGCTCGTCACCGGCAACTGGCCCGCGCTGGACGTGCCGGTGTCGATGACCGCGATCATCGGAGGGGGGCTGCTGGTGGGACTCGGCGTCAGCTACGGCGGCGGCTGTACCTCGGGCCATGGCGTCTGCGGCAATGCCCGGTTTTCCCGCCGCTCGATCACCGCGACGCTCAGCTTCATGGCGACTGCCTTCGTCACCGTCTATGTCACCCGTCACCTGATCGGAGGTTGA
- a CDS encoding OsmC family protein produces MGHHILGADEPGTYGGQDTGPDPFELVMAGLAACTTMTIRMVAGRKKITLDDVSVEVRHLRAPAMSMGADPAPTAEKPHAFERVVTLTGDLTAHERALLVAMADKCPVHKLLEGQAEIITREAA; encoded by the coding sequence GTGGGCCACCACATTCTTGGCGCGGATGAGCCGGGAACCTATGGCGGGCAGGACACCGGCCCCGATCCGTTCGAACTGGTGATGGCCGGCCTTGCCGCCTGCACCACGATGACGATCCGCATGGTCGCGGGTCGCAAGAAAATCACGCTCGACGATGTGTCGGTCGAGGTGCGCCACCTGCGCGCACCGGCGATGAGCATGGGGGCGGATCCGGCCCCTACGGCAGAAAAGCCCCATGCCTTCGAGCGGGTGGTCACCCTGACCGGCGATCTGACCGCTCATGAGCGCGCGCTTCTGGTCGCCATGGCTGACAAATGCCCGGTCCATAAACTGCTGGAAGGCCAGGCCGAGATCATCACGCGCGAGGCTGCGTGA
- a CDS encoding MBL fold metallo-hydrolase codes for MSCKADLTVKPEVTPFFDPATNTISYVVKDPGSDACAVVDSVMDIDYAAGRISYESADAIITFVREQGLKVEWLIETHVHADHLSGAPYIQAALGGRIGIGSQITVVQETFGKVFNEGTEFQRDGSQFDRLFHDGDTYQIGGMAACAIHTPGHTPACMTHVMGDAAFVGDTLFMPDGGSARADFPGGDAGTLYDSIQRVLALPRETRLFMCHDYGPNGRDIAWETTVAEQQDHNIHVGKGRTREEFIAMREARDATLKMPTLIIPSLQVNMKAGELPPEDESGKRFLKVPLGAL; via the coding sequence ATGTCCTGCAAAGCCGACCTCACCGTGAAACCCGAAGTCACGCCCTTCTTCGATCCGGCCACCAACACCATTTCCTATGTGGTGAAGGATCCCGGATCTGACGCCTGCGCGGTGGTCGATTCCGTGATGGATATCGACTATGCCGCCGGTCGCATCAGCTACGAATCCGCCGATGCCATCATCACCTTTGTCCGCGAACAGGGGCTGAAGGTCGAATGGCTGATCGAGACCCATGTCCATGCCGACCACCTGTCGGGCGCGCCCTATATCCAGGCGGCGCTTGGCGGCAGGATCGGCATTGGCAGCCAGATCACCGTGGTGCAGGAAACCTTCGGCAAGGTCTTCAACGAAGGCACCGAATTCCAGCGCGACGGCAGCCAGTTCGACCGGCTGTTCCATGACGGCGATACCTATCAGATCGGCGGAATGGCGGCTTGCGCCATCCACACCCCGGGCCATACCCCCGCCTGCATGACCCATGTGATGGGCGACGCGGCTTTCGTGGGCGACACGCTCTTCATGCCCGACGGCGGCTCGGCCCGCGCCGATTTCCCCGGAGGCGATGCCGGCACGCTTTACGACAGCATCCAGAGGGTACTGGCTTTGCCGCGCGAGACCAGGCTCTTCATGTGCCATGACTATGGCCCCAATGGCCGTGACATCGCCTGGGAAACCACCGTGGCCGAGCAGCAGGACCACAATATTCATGTCGGCAAAGGCCGCACGCGCGAAGAGTTCATCGCCATGCGCGAGGCACGCGATGCCACGCTGAAGATGCCGACGCTGATCATTCCCTCGCTTCAGGTCAATATGAAGGCAGGCGAACTGCCGCCCGAGGACGAGAGCGGCAAGCGGTTCCTCAAGGTGCCGCTCGGCGCATTGTAA
- a CDS encoding YgaP family membrane protein produces MLKNVGSVDRILRLVAGIVVAAIAWVWGGGWPVLGPVLWVVAAILILTAAFATCPAYRLFGLSTCPLKKK; encoded by the coding sequence ATGTTGAAGAATGTCGGATCGGTTGACCGAATCCTGAGGCTAGTTGCTGGTATCGTCGTTGCAGCGATTGCCTGGGTTTGGGGCGGAGGCTGGCCGGTACTTGGCCCCGTGCTGTGGGTCGTGGCGGCCATATTGATCCTGACCGCAGCCTTCGCCACCTGCCCGGCCTATCGCCTCTTCGGCCTGTCCACCTGCCCGCTGAAAAAGAAATGA